In Fibrobacter sp. UWB2, one DNA window encodes the following:
- a CDS encoding VanZ family protein, translated as MFESLFDKYPFFRKVPAILCMAIIFKISSMTSYELEDFLHVWDKLAHTCEYATLAGCFCMWWARGEWSIKPWFKVLIVMAIALAYGCTDEYHQSFVEGRDCSGYDLIADALGGFIGGAVYVLVVKILNKYDPLVK; from the coding sequence ATGTTTGAATCGCTCTTTGACAAGTATCCGTTTTTTAGAAAAGTCCCTGCCATCCTCTGCATGGCTATCATTTTCAAGATTTCTTCGATGACATCCTATGAACTCGAAGACTTTCTGCATGTATGGGATAAACTTGCGCATACGTGCGAATACGCTACTTTGGCGGGTTGCTTTTGCATGTGGTGGGCTCGTGGTGAGTGGTCTATAAAGCCGTGGTTCAAGGTGCTGATTGTTATGGCGATTGCACTTGCTTACGGTTGCACGGACGAATATCACCAGAGCTTTGTGGAAGGCCGTGACTGCAGCGGTTATGACTTGATTGCCGATGCGCTTGGTGGATTTATCGGCGGCGCGGTTTACGTGTTGGTTGTGAAAATCTTGAACAAGTACGATCCTCTTGTTAAGTAG
- a CDS encoding FecR family protein — protein MVGNNQAKIFRVGLLGLALVFAVSFSACGDSESSKKESLNAVPEKPLFNGVVQSVLGDAHVKTADSHAKSLKVGLSVHEKSSIVTEAGSSVVISVDDGSALKTDGRSELAIEVTKADELKTRMTVALRYGKLLFEVQKQAVKDEFEIRTENVSSVVRGTAGFIENVYGLEITSLKEGRLDVSVSNDTAQPIKSGQTLIANTNGVKILSLASSGSLVLARALDSIATGAAAELGVHAAKLNLDKLESMLQEFDEAYKKKAEAFIKSSQIEFKPKVLNEYIGKPSVTLEALFIPGSFVSVLGIVDTIPESGLYKRTFEWADSTAFGPKHFVVNCSNGEVEYICHTWHTNFVSAKMAEVLTKANERKSTAAKDTVQPKKLKPSIVIEGSGRERIHVLPEERDIPATLRFSVAGLMGSDLSQIKKIIVKRKGVVVKTFADDELMTNSFKLPIRLKQNRIAHFEIDAIFVNGKKIKARKVYETYCFFENYEDGKKSNRINDMTAEEEYKNVVSKRLLKNE, from the coding sequence ATGGTAGGAAACAATCAGGCAAAGATTTTTAGGGTTGGACTTTTGGGCTTGGCCCTCGTTTTTGCCGTATCCTTTTCTGCCTGTGGCGATTCTGAATCCTCCAAAAAAGAATCGTTAAATGCGGTTCCCGAAAAGCCTTTGTTTAATGGCGTTGTCCAGAGTGTTTTGGGTGATGCCCATGTGAAGACCGCTGATAGCCATGCTAAGTCGTTGAAGGTTGGCTTATCTGTTCATGAAAAATCATCGATTGTGACCGAGGCGGGGTCTTCGGTTGTGATTTCTGTTGATGACGGTTCTGCGCTCAAGACTGATGGTCGGTCGGAGTTGGCTATTGAAGTCACTAAAGCGGATGAACTGAAAACAAGAATGACTGTAGCGCTCCGCTATGGAAAGTTGTTGTTCGAGGTGCAAAAGCAGGCTGTCAAGGACGAGTTCGAAATCCGTACAGAGAATGTTTCGTCTGTAGTTCGTGGAACGGCTGGCTTTATCGAAAATGTCTATGGCTTGGAAATCACCTCGCTTAAGGAAGGCCGTCTTGACGTGTCGGTAAGTAACGATACGGCTCAGCCAATTAAGAGTGGACAGACGTTGATTGCCAATACGAATGGCGTGAAGATTTTATCGCTTGCAAGTTCGGGCTCGCTTGTCTTGGCTCGTGCACTTGATTCTATTGCAACGGGTGCCGCGGCAGAACTCGGTGTGCATGCCGCAAAGCTGAATCTCGACAAGCTTGAATCGATGTTGCAGGAATTTGATGAAGCCTACAAGAAAAAGGCTGAGGCTTTCATAAAGAGCTCGCAGATTGAGTTTAAGCCGAAGGTCCTGAATGAATACATTGGCAAGCCCAGTGTGACGCTTGAAGCGTTGTTTATTCCGGGAAGCTTTGTTTCTGTGCTCGGAATTGTCGATACGATTCCTGAAAGCGGGCTTTACAAGCGAACGTTTGAATGGGCGGATTCCACGGCGTTTGGTCCGAAGCATTTTGTTGTGAATTGCAGCAATGGCGAAGTGGAATACATTTGCCATACCTGGCATACGAACTTTGTTTCGGCGAAGATGGCGGAAGTCTTGACGAAGGCTAATGAACGCAAGTCTACGGCTGCTAAGGATACGGTCCAGCCAAAAAAACTCAAGCCTTCGATTGTCATAGAAGGTTCTGGTCGTGAACGTATCCACGTATTGCCCGAAGAGCGTGATATCCCGGCGACGCTCCGTTTTAGCGTGGCGGGCTTGATGGGCTCGGACTTGAGTCAAATCAAGAAGATTATCGTGAAGCGCAAGGGTGTTGTGGTAAAGACCTTTGCAGATGATGAATTGATGACAAATTCATTTAAATTGCCGATTCGCCTCAAGCAGAACCGAATTGCCCATTTTGAAATTGATGCCATATTCGTAAATGGCAAGAAGATTAAGGCAAGGAAAGTCTATGAGACGTATTGCTTCTTCGAAAATTACGAAGATGGCAAGAAGAGTAACCGAATCAACGACATGACGGCAGAAGAAGAATACAAAAATGTCGTCTCCAAGCGCTTGCTCAAGAACGAATAG